A region from the Natronorubrum halophilum genome encodes:
- a CDS encoding HFX_2341 family transcriptional regulator domain-containing protein, which yields MDVVKRVHIVPLGYEYDRILEPIRNQRADLVYLLEDNGAGENARTGEAEYHDELRAELESTVPEVRVWPCDLTDVYAVLGEVTTIAANHAEDTVSVNVSGSGTIPAIGATMACMDVSTDARAYYVEPAAYDHDGERDPISSGVAEIEQLPTYPLESPTPDQVAIMAFLSDPTSWEGYHEARTAPPKKKDLIEYGRAKELSFMADRQSPAEHGSEDKGAFRVLDTRILEPLEADGYVTIESVGRRRVIKLTEQGENAYRAFKHKLAERDDDER from the coding sequence ATGGACGTCGTCAAACGAGTGCACATCGTGCCGCTCGGCTACGAGTACGACCGCATTCTCGAGCCGATCCGGAACCAGCGGGCCGACCTGGTCTACCTGCTCGAGGATAACGGCGCGGGCGAGAACGCACGAACCGGCGAGGCCGAGTACCACGACGAACTCCGGGCCGAACTCGAGTCGACCGTGCCGGAAGTCAGAGTGTGGCCCTGCGACCTGACGGACGTCTACGCCGTGCTCGGCGAGGTGACGACGATCGCCGCGAACCACGCCGAAGATACCGTCTCGGTCAACGTCTCCGGCTCGGGGACGATTCCCGCGATCGGAGCGACGATGGCGTGCATGGACGTTTCGACGGACGCACGGGCCTACTACGTCGAGCCCGCGGCGTACGATCACGACGGCGAGCGCGATCCGATCTCGAGTGGCGTCGCCGAAATCGAACAGCTCCCGACGTACCCCCTCGAGTCGCCGACGCCCGATCAGGTCGCGATCATGGCGTTCCTGTCCGATCCAACCTCCTGGGAGGGCTATCACGAAGCGCGGACCGCACCGCCGAAGAAGAAGGATCTGATCGAGTACGGCCGAGCGAAGGAACTGTCGTTCATGGCCGATCGACAGTCGCCGGCGGAACACGGCAGCGAGGACAAGGGTGCGTTCCGCGTCCTCGATACCCGTATCCTCGAGCCGCTCGAGGCGGACGGCTACGTGACGATCGAGTCGGTCGGCCGCCGCCGCGTGATCAAACTCACCGAACAAGGGGAGAACGCCTACCGCGCGTTCAAGCACAAACTCGCGGAGCGCGACGACGACGAGCGATAG
- a CDS encoding 3-dehydroquinate synthase II: MTRSVWVKADDTVGDWDDRRARITAALEAGADWVLVDEDDVGRVRELGDINVAAFRTDGDVTLVDDIDDAEADSEDAEPTARPDAVIVGKEGEGDATIDLPEDLSGSADLSTLRRGGDLERGAYVRILAKEYEHFAETAADEADYTIVIGEDWTIIPLENLIARIGDDTTLVAGVTTAEEAKTAFETLEIGSDSVLLDSDDPDVIRRTVDVRDEAERESLDLEYAEVLDVERIGSADRVCVDTGTLLEHDEGMLVGSMARGLVFVHAETAESPYVASRPFRVNAGAVHAYVRTPDGGTKYLSELQSGDEVQIVDTAGNTREAIVGRVKIEKRPMFRIALETEDGDRIETLLQNAETIKIPTREGRTAVTDLEAGDELLLYYEDTARHFGEAVEESIIEK; this comes from the coding sequence ATGACGCGATCTGTCTGGGTAAAAGCCGACGATACCGTCGGCGACTGGGACGACCGCCGTGCGAGAATCACCGCCGCACTCGAGGCGGGCGCAGACTGGGTACTGGTCGACGAAGACGACGTCGGGCGCGTGCGCGAACTCGGCGACATCAACGTCGCGGCCTTCCGAACCGACGGCGACGTGACGCTGGTCGACGACATCGACGACGCCGAAGCCGACAGCGAAGACGCCGAGCCGACCGCACGGCCCGACGCCGTCATCGTCGGCAAGGAGGGAGAAGGCGACGCGACGATCGATCTCCCCGAGGACCTCTCCGGCTCTGCGGACCTCTCGACGCTTCGCCGCGGCGGCGACCTCGAGCGCGGTGCCTACGTCCGCATCCTCGCCAAGGAGTACGAACACTTCGCCGAAACCGCCGCCGACGAGGCCGACTACACCATCGTCATCGGCGAGGACTGGACCATCATCCCCCTCGAGAACCTGATCGCCCGCATCGGCGACGACACCACCCTCGTCGCCGGCGTGACCACCGCTGAAGAGGCGAAGACGGCGTTCGAAACCCTCGAGATCGGCTCCGACTCGGTCCTACTCGATTCGGACGATCCCGACGTGATTCGAAGAACCGTCGACGTCCGCGACGAAGCCGAACGCGAGTCGTTAGATCTCGAGTACGCCGAAGTGCTCGACGTCGAACGCATCGGCAGCGCCGACCGGGTCTGCGTCGATACCGGCACCCTGCTTGAACACGACGAGGGGATGCTCGTCGGATCGATGGCTCGCGGTCTCGTGTTCGTCCACGCCGAGACCGCCGAATCGCCGTACGTCGCCTCGCGGCCGTTCCGGGTCAACGCGGGCGCGGTCCACGCCTACGTCCGCACGCCCGACGGCGGCACGAAGTACCTCTCGGAACTGCAAAGCGGCGACGAGGTGCAGATCGTCGACACCGCCGGCAACACCCGCGAAGCGATCGTCGGCCGCGTCAAGATCGAGAAACGGCCGATGTTCCGGATCGCTCTCGAGACCGAAGACGGCGACCGGATCGAGACCCTGTTGCAGAACGCGGAGACGATCAAGATCCCCACGCGCGAGGGTCGAACGGCGGTGACCGACCTCGAGGCC